In the Uranotaenia lowii strain MFRU-FL chromosome 1, ASM2978415v1, whole genome shotgun sequence genome, GGCGCCTGAAAACTTTTGCCCTTCTGGGGGAAAAATTTTTTCCAGCAGCGAAAATCATCACTTATCAGATGTACCAGCCCCGTTAGCGGTTTTAAGAACTCCTGCGACCGCGACACACCTCGTTGGCGTTCCAGAACTCCTGCAAAATATTCATCTTCGGGCAGGACGATTGGAGCCACTCGATGCTCCAACATTTCATTCCTCTTATCGGAAACTTATTAAATGGCCCCATTCCCATTCCAGGAGGAGGATAGTGttatcagtgtaaaattataaattgtgaaTCACGAAGAGATCAattaaaatcattgatttataaatcttaaattctgtgtttttattcagtaaacaaaaaaactatGAATGTGTGCGTGCTAGACGGCTATGATAAAAGTACGAATAACGTTGAAAGAACGATATGACAGAtcgtaaaaaaaaccataccTGTAAATGTTTCGTTAAAAGAGAACTTAAAGAAAAACTGAAACCGTTATAGTTTGATGAACAAAATACGTTTTCCATAAGcagattttttatcttaacctAACTGTTTTTAGAATAGTTTCTCCATACAATCGTTTTaacagttctaaacagtaacataacttaacgccatattcaacagaccgtcgttttggaattcaagataagtgcaatgttttttatggtttcagatatcattttctaaacgtttttttacactgtttgtaatcgtttataactactacaggaactgttatgttacaatattttcgtattcgggctGTTGTTAGTTTTTGCGAGCTTTTAAATAATCGTTTTAAACtcaaaagattttcaattcCTGATTATCCTTTCAGACATTTTAAATCTTCATTTATTGTGAGTTGAAAACCTTAATAAAActgtttatctaaaaaaaatatcttaagttTAAATGGTGTAGTTTTATATAAATCGTGTTAACACCTCCAAATCAGAATaatggttctttttttttttaagaacaaataACATGACATGAACACTcctactatttaaaaaaaattatggataagaatttttttagtgTATGCGGTGGTACTGTTCAGTGATTCTGTTTCCATTGACAACACCcgtcaaatcaaatcaaaacaaagtgttggaaAACTTCGCCTGGATAGAGCTGCAAAAGAAAAGACAGTCAATAAATCAACTATATAAATCTATTCCGTTTAAGTTGGGAAGTTCCCCTACCGGTTATCCATCTTTAGCAGAACACGCGATAAATAAAGCTATCGTCGTAGCGAAGAGGTTTTTTAATACTCGACCTGGCTCGTAGTCCCATTCTATCAGGAGTTTTGCTAATGTGTACATCCGTAACAGCATCAGTCGTTTGATTTGGTTCACCACCATCTGTATCGAAGTGTTGTTCGTCGTCGGTATCATTTTCCCATGAAATCTTTTTAACATCTCTTATGTTTCTAGTGTACTGAACGCCGGATCTACTTCCTATGACGACCTTAGCCCCTTCTCTTGCCAATACATCGAAGCATTCGTCGGAAAATACGGGGTCTGTTTTACTTCTTCTCAATTGAGCTAATCGCACTTTGTCCCCAACGGCAATATTGGAAGGCTTGGCTCCTCTAGATGAATTTGCATAACGTTCGCTGGTAAGTTTTGATTCTAAATCTATTTCACGGACACTTGTTCTATCCAAATGTTTCTCGTTCAATCCAGACCAAAGTGCGGGAAAAGTACCACGATACTTCCATCCCACTAGCAATTCGAACGGAGTAACGTTTAGTCTAGAGTGAGGCACTAATGTGTTATGGTTGTGGACGTATTTTTGCAGTTCTGTGCGCCAATTTGTGCCATCGATTTTACTTGCTGCTACTGCTTTAGTAATACCTTGGTTCTGACGCTCTACGCCTCCGTTCGATTGCGGGCTCAAGGGTATTGACTTCCTCACTTTAACACCTTTAGATTCCCAGAAATGGCAAAATAATGTACCTTGGAAGGGGGGGCCGTTATCACTTTGTATGATTCGTGGCCAACCCCAAGGTTTAAATATCTCACAGAGTGCTGCATTTGTCGAGTCTGAATCGGTATGGGACATTTCGGCTACTGATAAATACCTTGAGTAAATATCCACCACAACGAGGAATTCACCGGAACCGAAGCCTGGTAGCGACAAAAAATCTATCTGTACAACCTCCCATGGACCTTCAGGCAAAATTCTACTGCACAGGGGAACCGGTGGATTTCTTCTAGTCAACATTGCGCACGTACTACAGTTTTTGACAAATTGT is a window encoding:
- the LOC129744047 gene encoding uncharacterized protein LOC129744047; the protein is MSHTDSDSTNAALCEIFKPWGWPRIIQSDNGPPFQGTLFCHFWESKGVKVRKSIPLSPQSNGGVERQNQGITKAVAASKIDGTNWRTELQKYVHNHNTLVPHSRLNVTPFELLVGWKYRGTFPALWSGLNEKHLDRTSVREIDLESKLTSERYANSSRGAKPSNIAVGDKVRLAQLRRSKTDPVFSDECFDVLAREGAKVVIGSRSGVQYTRNIRDVKKISWENDTDDEQHFDTDGGEPNQTTDAVTDVHISKTPDRMGLRARSSIKKPLRYDDSFIYRVFC